The following coding sequences are from one Eucalyptus grandis isolate ANBG69807.140 chromosome 11, ASM1654582v1, whole genome shotgun sequence window:
- the LOC104426074 gene encoding NDR1/HIN1-like protein 12: MKDKDCPKHDGEGGSTARRLCACLLVFNFVLLLVILLVWAILRPHKPRFVLQDVTVYAFNASVPNFLTTNIHVTISSRNPNHRIGVYYDKLDIYAIYRNQQITLRSSIPPSYQGHKEVDVWSPFIYGTEVPVAPFNSMTLTQEQAAGTIFLMVKIDGRVRWKVGTFTSGRYHLYVKCPAYIIFPKSTATAAQESAASSDGAVVKLQMLQKCSVAV; encoded by the exons ATGAAAGACAAGGACTGCCCGAAGCACGATGGGGAGGGCGGGAGCACCGCCCGGCGGCTGTGCGCCTGCCTCCTCGTCTTCAACTTCGTCCTGCTGCTCGTGATCCTGCTGGTGTGGGCAATCCTGAGGCCCCACAAGCCCCGGTTCGTCCTCCAGGACGTCACCGTCTACGCCTTCAACGCCTCCGTGCCCAACTTCCTGACCACCAACATCCACGTCACGATCTCGTCCCGCAACCCCAACCACCGGATCGGCGTCTACTACGACAAGCTCGACATCTACGCCATTTACCGCAACCAGCAGATCACGCTCCGCTCCTCCATCCCTCCGTCTTACCAG GGGCACAAGGAGGTGGACGTGTGGTCGCCATTCATCTACGGGACGGAGGTGCCGGTGGCGCCATTCAACTCGATGACATTAACCCAAGAGCAGGCGGCCGGGACCATCTTCCTGATGGTCAAGATCGACGGACGGGTGAGGTGGAAAGTCGGGACCTTCACCTCCGGGCGCTACCACCTGTACGTCAAGTGCCCCGCCTACATAATATTCCCCAAGAGCACAGCCACGGCGGCGCAGGAGTCCGCCGCCTCCAGTGACGGCGCCGTCGTTAAGCTGCAGATGCTCCAAAAATGCAGCGTCGCCGTATGA
- the LOC120289849 gene encoding uncharacterized protein LOC120289849 yields MASPSWVPDHPKRDAPRQHPPAATLDHLLPSAPCQPLHLESQPVMGYPSTIGFPHPYHKPLPPLQPSPDPTGRFAGPGFACGMLEVLVMFAVLLCTINIIFNVVMRPKPPVFTVDSLSVSDFNVLGSVLMANWETSVAVDNPDSRLEVRFDEIRCFLCYGDPQYYLAWTTREPFSVGTKGRGKIYLRMAISRRRGGRCKIWALN; encoded by the coding sequence ATGGCGTCTCCGTCATGGGTCCCCGACCACCCCAAGCGAGATGCCCCACGTCAACATCCGCCAGCTGCAACCTTGGACCACCTGCTGCCATCGGCGCCCTGCCAACCCCTCCACCTAGAAAGCCAGCCGGTTATGGGCTACCCTTCAACAATCGGATTCCCGCACCCTTACCACAAGCCGCTGCCACCGCTGCAGCCCTCCCCTGATCCTACCGGGAGATTCGCCGGCCCAGGCTTTGCTTGCGGCATGCTGGAAGTGCTTGTCATGTTCGCCGTCCTCCTGTGCAcgatcaacatcatcttcaacgTGGTCATGCGGCCCAAGCCACCCGTCTTCACGGTTGATTCGCTCTCGGTCTCCGACTTCAACGTGTTGGGCTCAGTGTTGATGGCGAACTGGGAGACGAGCGTTGCTGTGGACAACCCCGACAGCAGGCTGGAGGTCCGGTTCGATGAGATACGGTGCTTCTTGTGTTACGGAGACCCGCAGTACTATCTGGCGTGGACGACGAGGGAGCCATTCTCGGTGGGGACGAAGGGCAGGGGCAAGATCTACTTGAGGATGGCGATAAGTAGGCGGAGGGGCGGCAGGTGTAAAATATGGgctttaaattga